The sequence TTTTGAAAATGATCACTCTTCATATTTAATAGAAGTTTGGAATGAAGATAAGTTAATAGATAATTTTACTTTAGGAGCTTCTATTAGTATCTACAATATCTATGATAATCTCGATGATAGAGGTGTTATTATTTTAGACTGATTTTAATATAAAAATCTTTTTCCTTCCTCAATTTAATTTCAAAAAATATGTATTAAAATTAAATACTAAATAAGTTTCAAAATTAAAATAGACATTTTAGCCTTATAACTTAAAATGTCTATTTTATTTCATCTTTTATCTTAATCTAACTCCTGAGTTCCTCCACCATTGACATAGATTACTTGCCCACTTGTCCAAGCAGATGCAGGACTAGCAAAATATAGTACAGCCATAGAAATGTCCTCTACATCTCCAAGTCTTTTTAGAGGAGTTTTAGCAAGCATCTTAGCTTCTATCTCTGGAGTAAGAACAGTTCCTAGAGCATGAGTTTTGATAGCTCCTGGACCAATGGCATTAACTCTAATTTCTGGACCTAAATCATAGGCAGCATATTTAGTAGCTTGATTAACAGCTGCCTTAGAACTTCCATAGATAATCATATTGTGGCTAACCATATTAGCTGACATAGAGCTGATATTGATAATTGAACCATAACCATCAGCTTTCATATGAGGAGCACAAAGTTTTGTTAAGATAAGTCCACTGAAAAGATTTAAAGTATATGTTTTAGTAATATACTCTAAAGTAAGAGATTCTATAGACTCATGTCCAGCACCTCCACCACCTGCATTATTAACTAAAATATTAACTTTTCCAAAAGTTTTTACAGTAGTATCTACAAGAT comes from Fusobacterium necrogenes and encodes:
- a CDS encoding glucose 1-dehydrogenase, producing the protein MSIKEKYDLSGKVAIITGAGAGIGKASALKLAEAGAYVVCSDLNEEKANLTAEEAKKFGVEAIGVKCNVLQEEDLNNLVDTTVKTFGKVNILVNNAGGGGAGHESIESLTLEYITKTYTLNLFSGLILTKLCAPHMKADGYGSIINISSMSANMVSHNMIIYGSSKAAVNQATKYAAYDLGPEIRVNAIGPGAIKTHALGTVLTPEIEAKMLAKTPLKRLGDVEDISMAVLYFASPASAWTSGQVIYVNGGGTQELD